The following coding sequences are from one Culex quinquefasciatus strain JHB chromosome 1, VPISU_Cqui_1.0_pri_paternal, whole genome shotgun sequence window:
- the LOC6047924 gene encoding upstream activation factor subunit spp27, with protein sequence MPEPTKDELRKEIATILKDANLEETAAKKVRLQLEDNLKCDLSQRKKEVDDLVMEYVNAQDESGEEEEQEEEAEDKSESEESEDEAPKKKGKRGAPAKRGAPASKKKKGSDSEEESEEEASDDDYKPTKGAKGSAKKGPGRKKKGGSDSDSDEDWKKSKPAKGAKKKGAAKSTGYTRPYNLSPELAAICGAEALPRHEVVKKVWAIIKERNLYDPKNKQYAICDSELQKVIGVKRFRTFGMLKYLKPHFLN encoded by the coding sequence CGATCCTGAAGGACGCCAACCTGGAGGAGACCGCCGCCAAGAAGGTCCGCCTGCAGCTGGAGGATAACCTCAAGTGCGACCTGTCGCAGCGCAAGAAGGAGGTCGACGATCTGGTGATGGAGTACGTGAACGCCCAGGACGAGTCCGGCGAGGAGGAGGAGCAGGAAGAGGAAGCGGAGGACAAATCCGAGTCGGAAGAGTCCGAGGATGAGGCACCGAAGAAGAAGGGCAAGCGGGGAGCCCCGGCCAAGCGGGGAGCTCCGGCCAGCAAGAAGAAGAAGGGTTCCGACTCGGAGGAAGAATCCGAAGAGGAAGCGTCGGATGACGACTACAAGCCGACCAAGGGTGCCAAGGGAAGTGCCAAGAAGGGACCGGGACGCAAGAAGAAGGGCGGTTCCGATTCCGACTCGGACGAGGACTGGAAGAAGAGCAAGCCGGCCAAGGGTGCCAAGAAGAAGGGCGCTGCCAAGAGCACCGGCTACACCCGGCCGTACAACCTGTCGCCGGAACTGGCCGCCATCTGCGGTGCGGAAGCCCTGCCCCGCCACGAGGTCGTCAAGAAGGTGTGGGCCATCATCAAGGAGCGCAATCTGTACGACCCCAAGAACAAGCAGTACGCCATCTGTGACTCGGAACTGCAGAAGGTCATCGGCGTCAAGCGGTTCCGCACGTTCGGAATGCTCAAGTATCTTAAGCCGCACTTTTTGAACTAA